DNA from Acidobacteriota bacterium:
AGCTTGTGACATTGATCATGGCGCTGATCGTGGACATCAGGGCGGCGAGAAGCACGGCCATGAACACGCCGCGGAGCCCGACGGGCAGGCTCTTGAGAACAAGCGGCATGATTTTCTCGGCATCGAACCCGGCCCGGGGTCCGAGCGACAGAATGCCGAGGACGAGAAAAGCCGAGCCGATGACCCAGCGGAGGGTGTAGCCCACGGTCCACATGCCCCCGGCAAGCTGGGCGTCACGCGGCGACCGGGTGGTCAGGAAAAACTGGAAATCCCAGACGTTGGGCCCGGCCAGAACCCGGAAGATCAGCCAGAGGAACCCCGCCAGCATGATCGGACCCAGAAAATGAAAATGCTGGTAGGCGGGCGGCGTCGTCTCCAGAAAACCCGGCCAGAGCGTCCACGACGGCGTCAGAGAAAACCAGGCCGGGTCCTTGGCCGCGGTGAGGCCGCTCAAGTCGCCCCGGCTGAAGACCATGATGGCCAGGATGACGGCCCCGCAGGCGATAAGGAAGGTCTGCAGGATATCGGTGAGGATGACGCCGAAGAACCCGCCCAGCGTGACGTAGACGCCGACGACGGCCAGGACGATGAGTGTGGATTCGATCCGGCCGAAGGGCAGAAATTCTTCGGCGAACTTGCCGATGCCGACCGAGATGAACATGAGATTGCAGATCATGAGGACGAGCAGAAACAGCGCGGCCGAGACCCGGGCCGCCTCGGCGTCGCGCGTCTTTCCGAAACGCGTGACATTCCACTCGGCGAAGGTCATGACGCCCGATCGGCGGATCCACTTGGCCTGGAAGGCCATATAGAAGCAGATGATGAACCAGCCCCAGTAAATATGGGTGGCCCAGGCCGCTTTCATGCCGAGGTAAAACAGCGCGCCGATCATGGACATCGTGCCGCCGATGTCGATGTAGCTCGAACAGCCGGACAGGCCGAGCATCCACCAGGGCACGTTGCGGTCGGCGAGGTAGTAGGAGTCGAGGCGCTTGGTGGCCCGCTTGCGGATGACGATCCCCACGAGGGCGACGGCGACGAGATAAACGGCGATGACGGCGAGATCGACGGGATGGAGACTCACGGCCCATCGTTTATCGTATCGGGCCGCGGTTGTCAAGACGGTGCCGAATCTATTCACGAGTCGAGGCGGCTGCAGATGCAAGGTGCATCGATCGGGTTAACTTATCGAGGGAAACATGCTAGAATACCAGTGTAAAGGATTACATTATGGCCGGGCCGAAAAATAAACCTCCAAAGAACCTGTTTTTCTGGATCGCCGCCGGGATTCTCATCGCTCTTGTCTGGAGTCTCGTCCAATCCCCGACTCCCAGAAGCGAGGAGATCAATTTCAGCCGTTTCATCGACCACGCTGAGCAGAAACGCGTCTCCGAAGTGACCATTTCCGACAACCAGGTCCACGGCAAGTTCCGGGACGGCACGGAATTCAAAACGGTCATCCCCGCCCAGTACGACGATCTGGTTCCCATCCTCAGGGCCGCCGGCGTTGAAATCAACGTCAAGGACACCTCGCGAAGCCCCTGGTTTTCCTACCTCTTCGGCTGGTTCCCCATCGTTATCCTGATCCTGTTCTGGGTCTTTTTCATGCGCCAGATGCAGTCCGGCGGCAACAAAGCCATGTCCTTCGGAAAGAGCAAGGCCAAGCTGTTCTCCGGCCAGCTCAAAAAAGTGACCTTCAAGGACGTGGCCGGAGTTGAAGAGGCCGAGGAGGAACTCCAGGAAATCATCGGCTTTCTTAGGGACCCCCAGAGATTCCAGAAACTCGGCGGCCGGATCCCCAAGGGGGTGCTTCTGGTCGGCGCTCCGGGGACGGGCAAAACCCTGCTGGCCCGGGCCGTCGCGGGCGAGGCCAATGTGCCCTTTTACTCCATTTCGGGATCCGACTTCGTCGAGATGTTCGTCGGCGTCGGCGCTTCCCGGGTTCGCGACCTCTTCGAACAGGCCAAAAAACAGGGGCCGTGTCTGGTCTTCATCGACGAGATCGACGCCGTCGGGCGCCAGCGGGGCGCCGGCCTGGGCGGCGGCCACGACGAACGGGAGCAGACATTAAACCAGCTCCTCGTCGAAATGGACGGCTTCACCGCCAATGAAGGCACGATCGTCATCGCCGCCACCAACCGGCCCGACATTTTGGACGGTGCTCTGCTCCGGCCGGGACGGTTCGACCGCCGGATCGTGGTGCCCATGCCCGACGTCAAGGGCCGCGAAGAGATTCTCAACGTCCACATCAAGAATATCCCGGTTCACGAGGACGTCAGCCTCAAGGTCATCGCCCGTTCGACACCCGGTTTCTCCGGGGCCGACCTGGCCAACCTCATCAACGAGGCCGCTCTCCAGGGCGCCCGTCTCGACCAGGAATCGGTCACCATGAAGGACCTGGAATATGCCAAGGACAAAGTCCTCATGGGCGTCGAGCGCAAGAGCATGATCATCAGCGACGAGGAAAAGCGCAATACCGCCTACCACGAGGCCGGGCACGCCCTGATCGCCGCGCTCATTCCCGAAGCCGACCCCATTCACAAGGTGACCATCATCCCCCGGGGACTGGCCCTGGGATTGACCCAGCAACTGCCCCTGGACGATCGTTACACATACACCAAGGATTATCTTGAGGCCCAGTTGTCCGTTCTTCTGGCCGGCCGGGTCACGGAAGTGCTTTTTCTCAAAAAAACGACCACGGGATCGGCCAACGATTTCGAAAAGGCGACCGAGATCGCCCGCAAGATGGTCTGCCAGTGGGGCATGTCCGACCTGGGACCCATGACATTCGGAGATCACGACGAGCTGATCTTCCTGGGCCGCGACCTGGCCATGAACAAGAACTATTCCGAAAAGACTTCGGAACGCATCGACGAAGAGGTCAAGGGCATCATCATGAGATGTTATGCCCGGGCCAACGAGCTGCTGGAAGCGAACAGCGACAAGCTCGAAAAAATCGCCGTTCTCCTCCTGGAAAAGGAGGTGCTGAGTTCGGACGAAATCATGGCCGTCATCAACGGCGACAAAGCGAAGGAGGCCGCGCCGGAGAACAAAGAAGCGGAAAAATCCGGCGACGCCCCCGTTAACGATGAGGACACGGCAAACTCAAAACCTTGAAACGATGAAACGGACGGCCCCGAAACTGCGACTCTCCAACGGCAATTTGTCTTTCGGCGGGAGGGCGCTCGTTATGGGCATCCTCAATGTCACCCCCGACTCGTTCTCGGACGGGGGAATCTATCTGGATAAGGACAAGGCCGTCGCCCGCGGACTGGATATGGCCGCCGAAGGGGCCGACATCCTCGACATCGGCGGCGAAAGCAGCCGCCCCGGGTCCCTGCCCGTTTCCGCCGAGGTGGAGATCGAGCGCGTCGTTCCGGTCATCCGGGCCCTGAGGCGGGAGATCGATCTTCCCCTTTCGATCGACACGACCAAAGCCGCCGTGGCCCGGGCCGCTTTCGAGGCAGGCGCCGGCATCGTCAACGACATCAGCGCCCTGCGCTTCGACCCGGATATGGCCGCGACGGCCGCCCGGTTCGGCGCGGCCGTCATCCTCATGCACATGCAGGGAACGCCCCAGACCATGCAGGACGCCCCCCATTACGAGGATGTCCTCGGGGAAGTCCGGGGATTCCTGAAGGACCGCATCCATGCGGCCGTCGAAGCCGGACTTCCGGAAGAGAGCCTGGCCGTCGACCCGGGAATCGGCTTCGGCAAAAGGCTCGAGGACAATCTGGCCCTCATCGACGGTCTGGATGCCTTTCTCGATCTCGGCCGTCCCGTCTGCGTCGGCGTCTCGCGCAAAGCCTTCATCGGCCGCATCCTGGACCTTCCCGCTTCCGACCGACTCGAAGGGACGATCGCCGCCGCCGTCCTCTGCGCCGACCGGGGCGCCCATATCCTCCGCGTCCACGACGTCGGCGCCGTCCGGCGGGCCCTGCACGTGGCCGAAGCCGTCAAGGAGAACGTCTCCCATGCCGGCTGAAATTCTCGGCACCCTCCGGCACATCACGCTCGGAGATTTTCTGGACATCGTCCTCGTGGCCTTCATCCTCTATTCGTTTCTCCGCCTCATCAAGGACACCAAGGCCTATCAGATGGCCATCGGACTCGGCCTCGTCGGCATCCTGTTCCTGATTACGGAGTGGGGCAAACTCTCCGTCTCCAACCGGATCATCCGTTCGTTCATCAATTACTTCATCATTCTCATCATCGTCCTTTTCCAGGCGGAAATCCGGCGTTTTCTGACGGGCATCGGGTCCCGCTCGCTGCGGAGGCCTTTCTCGTTTCGCTCCCTTCAGGAAAAGATGGATGACCTTTTCCGGGCCCTGGATTACATGTCACAAAGGAGAATCGGCGCCCTGCTCGCCGTCGAAAAGGAGATTTCGCTGGCGAGTTACGCCCAGCGCGGGACGGCCGTCAATGCCCTGCTGTCCAAGGATCTCCTCGTCAGTCTCTTTTTTCCCCACTCCCCTCTCCATGACGGCGCCGTCATTATCCGCGGCGACACCATCGTCGCCGCGGGTTGCCTGCTTCCCCTTCCCGCAACCCACAAGCTCAGCGGCCCCATCGTGACCCGGACGCGCCACCTGGCCGCCGTCGGGCTGTCCATGGAGACCGACGCCGCGATTATCGTCGTCTCCGAAGAGACCGGGACGATTTCCCTGGCCGTCCGGGGAACGATCGAAAAGTTTGAAGACAGCGGCCGGATGCGGGAGCGGCTCGTGAAATACCTGAGGAACGCCCGATGAGCCTTATCCGCGATCTTTTCGTCCGGAACTGGGGGCTGAAACTTTTCGCCGTCCTGCTGGCCCTCGCTCTCTGGCTGATTCTCATTCCGGAGGAAAAAACCTATTCCGAAAAAACCCTGACCATCCCGCTCGAGACGCGGAATATTCCCCCCGACATGGAACTCGTCGAAAAGCCGGCGGTCTCCGTGGACGTCACCGTCCGGGCCCGCATGCGCATCATCGACCAGATCACGCCGGCCAACGTCGTCGCCAAGCTGGACCTTGAGAAAGCCACGATCTACCAGGAGGAGTATCCGCTCAACCAATCCATGATCTCGCTGCCGCCGGGAGCGGAAGTCCTCAGGATCACCCCCAGCAAGGTCGATCTCCGGTTGGAAAACACGGCTCAGATCGGCCTGGACATTGTTCCCACGCTTATCGGGAAACCGGCTGAAGGCCTGAAACTCCTCAAGATCGAGGTCGTTCCGCCCCAGGTCGAAGTCAAAGGGCCCGAGAGCAAGATTCTGAAGACGGACAAGGTCACGACCACGCCGATCAATCTCGCCGCCCTCACGGACTCGACCGAAATCGACGCCGACCTGATCCTTCCCCGCCCGGAAATGCGCCTGGTCACGCCGCAAACCAAAGTCCGGGTGAAAATCCAGATGGAAAAGACCGAGGAGCCGGAACCCGCTCCCGCCAAGAAAAAATAGCTTCGAGGATGGCCATGCATCTTTCCGTAAACATCGATCATTTTGCGACTCTCCGGGAGGCGCGGCGCGGCGCCGAACCCGAACCCGTCCTGGTCGCCCTCCTGGCCGAACAGGCGGGCGCCGTCGGCATCGTCACCCACATCCGGGCCGACCGGCGCCACATCAAGGAACGCGACCTGCGGCTCCTGCGCCAAACCGTCAAAACGAAACTCAATGTCGAGATGGCCGCGACGGACGAAATGAAAGCCGTCGCCCTCGAGATCCGGCCTCACGTGGTTTCCCTGGTCCCGGAAAAGCCGGATGAGCTGACGACCGAGGGCGGACTGAACGTCGTCCCCCAGGTCGAGCGTCTGAAGGCCTTCGTCGGCGAGTTGAAAGCGGCGGGCATCCGCGTCAGCATTTTCGTCGACACCGGCGAAGACCAGATCTTGGCATGCCGGGAGACGGGCGTCGATCTTGTCGAGATCAACACCGGACCCTACGCCGACGCCGAACCGGACCGTCGCGACAAAACCCTGGATGATGTCCGAAAGGCGGCCAAACAGGCCGCGGCGGCGGGGCTCGAGGTCCACGCCGGACACGGCCTGGATTACCGGAACGTCGCGCCCATTGTCGCCGTTCCCGAAATCGCCGAGCTCAGCATCGGGTTTTCCATCGTCGCCCGATCCGCCGTCGTCGGCATCGAACGCGCCGTGCGCGAAATGATCGCGCTCCTCTGCCGTCGTCCCTAGAACCATAAAGGGGGAGAATATGCCGCCGCAAGTCGATATCGGACGCCTCAGAAACGACATCGAAGCCCTGGGCCGGATCGGAAGGACGCCCGAGGGAGGCGTCAGCCGTCCCTCCTTCAGCCGGGCCGACCTCGAAGCCCGGACCTGGCTGAAGGACCGGATTCTCGAGGCCGGACTCCTCTACCGTGTCGACGGCGCCGGAAACATCTTCGGCTGCCTCGAAGGCGCGGGCAAGGCCGTCATGGCCGGATCGCACATCGACACGGTTCTCCAGGGTGGGATGTTCGACGGCGCCGCGGGCGTCTGCATTGCGCTGGAATGCCTGCGCCGGATCCGCGAGGAGAATCTCCCGGTCTGCCGGCCTCTACAGGTCGCCGCTTTCACCGACGAGGAAGGCAACCTCGTCGGTGATTTCCTCGGCAGCCGGGCCTTCACCGGCCGACTGGATCGCGAAGCGGTTCTGGCCGGAAAGACGCTTCTGGGTCCGCCGCTCAAGGATATTCTCGAAAGCGCGGGATTCACCGTCGACGGAGTCCTCCAAGCCCACAAGGAGCGTCCGGAGATCGAGGCCTTCCTCGAACTTCACATCGAACAGGGAACCGTTCTCGAAACCGAGGAAATCCCGATCGGCGTGGTCGAGGCATTTTCCGGCAAGCAATACCGC
Protein-coding regions in this window:
- a CDS encoding CdaR family protein gives rise to the protein MSLIRDLFVRNWGLKLFAVLLALALWLILIPEEKTYSEKTLTIPLETRNIPPDMELVEKPAVSVDVTVRARMRIIDQITPANVVAKLDLEKATIYQEEYPLNQSMISLPPGAEVLRITPSKVDLRLENTAQIGLDIVPTLIGKPAEGLKLLKIEVVPPQVEVKGPESKILKTDKVTTTPINLAALTDSTEIDADLILPRPEMRLVTPQTKVRVKIQMEKTEEPEPAPAKKK
- a CDS encoding Zn-dependent hydrolase; translation: MPPQVDIGRLRNDIEALGRIGRTPEGGVSRPSFSRADLEARTWLKDRILEAGLLYRVDGAGNIFGCLEGAGKAVMAGSHIDTVLQGGMFDGAAGVCIALECLRRIREENLPVCRPLQVAAFTDEEGNLVGDFLGSRAFTGRLDREAVLAGKTLLGPPLKDILESAGFTVDGVLQAHKERPEIEAFLELHIEQGTVLETEEIPIGVVEAFSGKQYRWCSFAGVAAHGGTTPLELRRDAFLGLADFALRGTRHVAANHYGSLVTIGKAVLHPGSFSVVPGQTDFSLDFRSLSAEALENMEKELLALALDVGKARGLEFVSRIVDRTDPVAVSPRITGLLEEECRTLGYPSMRLSSGAGHDAQILAGLCDSGLIFIPCADGLSHAPGESASWDDIEKGANLMLAALVRLAGAS
- a CDS encoding pyridoxine 5'-phosphate synthase, translating into MHLSVNIDHFATLREARRGAEPEPVLVALLAEQAGAVGIVTHIRADRRHIKERDLRLLRQTVKTKLNVEMAATDEMKAVALEIRPHVVSLVPEKPDELTTEGGLNVVPQVERLKAFVGELKAAGIRVSIFVDTGEDQILACRETGVDLVEINTGPYADAEPDRRDKTLDDVRKAAKQAAAAGLEVHAGHGLDYRNVAPIVAVPEIAELSIGFSIVARSAVVGIERAVREMIALLCRRP
- the cdaA gene encoding diadenylate cyclase CdaA; amino-acid sequence: MPAEILGTLRHITLGDFLDIVLVAFILYSFLRLIKDTKAYQMAIGLGLVGILFLITEWGKLSVSNRIIRSFINYFIILIIVLFQAEIRRFLTGIGSRSLRRPFSFRSLQEKMDDLFRALDYMSQRRIGALLAVEKEISLASYAQRGTAVNALLSKDLLVSLFFPHSPLHDGAVIIRGDTIVAAGCLLPLPATHKLSGPIVTRTRHLAAVGLSMETDAAIIVVSEETGTISLAVRGTIEKFEDSGRMRERLVKYLRNAR
- the ftsH gene encoding ATP-dependent zinc metalloprotease FtsH, with the translated sequence MAGPKNKPPKNLFFWIAAGILIALVWSLVQSPTPRSEEINFSRFIDHAEQKRVSEVTISDNQVHGKFRDGTEFKTVIPAQYDDLVPILRAAGVEINVKDTSRSPWFSYLFGWFPIVILILFWVFFMRQMQSGGNKAMSFGKSKAKLFSGQLKKVTFKDVAGVEEAEEELQEIIGFLRDPQRFQKLGGRIPKGVLLVGAPGTGKTLLARAVAGEANVPFYSISGSDFVEMFVGVGASRVRDLFEQAKKQGPCLVFIDEIDAVGRQRGAGLGGGHDEREQTLNQLLVEMDGFTANEGTIVIAATNRPDILDGALLRPGRFDRRIVVPMPDVKGREEILNVHIKNIPVHEDVSLKVIARSTPGFSGADLANLINEAALQGARLDQESVTMKDLEYAKDKVLMGVERKSMIISDEEKRNTAYHEAGHALIAALIPEADPIHKVTIIPRGLALGLTQQLPLDDRYTYTKDYLEAQLSVLLAGRVTEVLFLKKTTTGSANDFEKATEIARKMVCQWGMSDLGPMTFGDHDELIFLGRDLAMNKNYSEKTSERIDEEVKGIIMRCYARANELLEANSDKLEKIAVLLLEKEVLSSDEIMAVINGDKAKEAAPENKEAEKSGDAPVNDEDTANSKP
- the folP gene encoding dihydropteroate synthase, with the protein product MKRTAPKLRLSNGNLSFGGRALVMGILNVTPDSFSDGGIYLDKDKAVARGLDMAAEGADILDIGGESSRPGSLPVSAEVEIERVVPVIRALRREIDLPLSIDTTKAAVARAAFEAGAGIVNDISALRFDPDMAATAARFGAAVILMHMQGTPQTMQDAPHYEDVLGEVRGFLKDRIHAAVEAGLPEESLAVDPGIGFGKRLEDNLALIDGLDAFLDLGRPVCVGVSRKAFIGRILDLPASDRLEGTIAAAVLCADRGAHILRVHDVGAVRRALHVAEAVKENVSHAG